One window from the genome of Microbacterium sulfonylureivorans encodes:
- the glgA gene encoding glycogen synthase has translation MRVDIITKEYPPEIYGGAGVHVTELVKALRSAMDVRVRAFGAERDEAGTASYVVPAELAAANAAVQTLGTDLEMVADVAGADVVHSHTWYANFAGHLASLLHGIPHVVTAHSLEPLRPWKAEQLGGGYAVSSWIEKTAYEGAAAIVAVSEGMRQDILRSYPALDPADVRVIYNGIDVESWHPVDDPAVLAQLGVDASKPSVVFVGRITRQKGLPYFLRAAERLPADVQVILCAGAPDTPQIMAEVEGLVRGLQETREGVVWIDRMLSRHELCTVLSAATTFVCPSVYEPLGIVNLEAMACGAAVVGTATGGIPEVVVDGVTGRLVPIEQVQDGTGTPVDPERFVEDLARVLTEVVGDPDRARKYGAAGRQRATDDFSWQSIAEQTAALYAEVTAGGR, from the coding sequence ATGCGCGTCGACATCATCACCAAGGAGTACCCGCCGGAGATCTACGGTGGCGCCGGTGTCCACGTGACCGAGCTGGTCAAGGCGCTCCGTTCGGCGATGGATGTGCGCGTCCGCGCCTTCGGTGCGGAGCGCGACGAAGCGGGCACTGCGTCGTACGTCGTGCCCGCCGAGCTCGCCGCCGCGAACGCGGCCGTGCAGACCCTGGGCACCGACTTGGAGATGGTGGCGGATGTCGCGGGCGCAGACGTCGTGCACAGTCACACCTGGTACGCCAACTTCGCCGGTCACCTCGCCTCGCTGCTGCACGGGATCCCGCACGTCGTGACCGCGCACAGCCTCGAGCCGCTCCGCCCCTGGAAGGCCGAGCAGCTGGGCGGCGGCTACGCCGTGTCGAGCTGGATCGAGAAGACCGCCTACGAGGGCGCCGCGGCGATCGTCGCGGTGAGCGAGGGGATGCGGCAGGACATCCTGCGCAGCTACCCCGCGCTCGATCCGGCCGATGTGCGCGTGATCTACAACGGCATCGACGTCGAGTCGTGGCATCCCGTCGACGACCCCGCCGTCCTCGCGCAGCTGGGGGTGGACGCCTCGAAGCCGTCCGTGGTCTTCGTGGGGCGCATCACGCGCCAGAAGGGCCTGCCTTACTTCCTCCGGGCAGCCGAGCGCCTTCCCGCCGACGTCCAGGTGATCCTGTGCGCCGGCGCGCCCGACACGCCGCAGATCATGGCCGAGGTCGAGGGTCTTGTCCGCGGACTGCAGGAGACCCGCGAGGGTGTGGTCTGGATCGATCGGATGCTGTCGCGCCACGAGCTGTGCACGGTCCTGAGCGCCGCCACGACCTTCGTCTGCCCGTCCGTGTACGAGCCTCTGGGCATCGTGAATCTCGAGGCCATGGCGTGCGGCGCGGCGGTGGTGGGCACGGCGACCGGCGGTATCCCCGAGGTCGTCGTCGACGGGGTCACCGGTCGCCTCGTCCCGATCGAGCAGGTGCAGGACGGCACCGGGACACCGGTCGACCCGGAGCGCTTCGTGGAGGATCTCGCCCGTGTGCTGACGGAGGTCGTGGGCGACCCGGACAGGGCGCGGAAGTACGGAGCCGCCGGCCGGCAGAGGGCGACGGACGACTTCAGCTGGCAGAGCATCGCGGAGCAGACGGCCGCGCTGTACGCGGAGGTGACCGCCGGCGGCCGATAG
- a CDS encoding Lrp/AsnC family transcriptional regulator: MSALDHVDLELLAALSTDPRATVVALAERLGLSRNTVQARMARLERSGVFLSYERAISSSSLGYPIEAFISVIVRQADLPRITADLSRVPEIVQAHGLSGQVDLLVRVACRDTQHLFDTDARILAIEGVERTETSLVMGEVIPHRVMPLMELARRDS, translated from the coding sequence ATGAGTGCCCTCGATCACGTCGACCTGGAGCTTCTGGCCGCCCTTTCGACAGACCCCCGCGCGACGGTCGTCGCCCTCGCGGAGCGGCTCGGGCTGTCCCGCAACACGGTGCAGGCGCGCATGGCCAGACTCGAACGGTCCGGGGTGTTCCTGTCGTACGAGCGGGCGATCTCCTCCTCGTCGCTCGGGTACCCGATCGAGGCGTTCATCAGCGTGATCGTCCGCCAGGCCGATCTGCCGCGCATCACCGCCGACCTCTCCCGCGTCCCCGAGATCGTGCAGGCGCACGGGCTCTCCGGGCAGGTCGACCTGCTCGTCCGCGTCGCGTGCCGCGACACCCAGCACCTGTTCGACACCGACGCCCGCATCCTCGCGATCGAGGGCGTCGAGCGCACCGAGACATCGCTGGTCATGGGCGAGGTCATCCCCCACCGCGTCATGCCGCTGATGGAGCTGGCGCGCCGCGACTCCTGA
- a CDS encoding type B 50S ribosomal protein L31 has product MKTDIHPDYQAVVFRDLGSGETFLTRSTVSSDKTIELDGVEYPVIDVEISSASHPFYTGKQRIMDSAGRVEKFNQRFKNFGAK; this is encoded by the coding sequence ATGAAGACTGACATCCACCCCGACTACCAGGCGGTCGTGTTCCGCGACCTCGGCTCGGGCGAGACCTTCCTCACCCGTTCGACGGTGAGCAGCGACAAGACGATCGAGCTCGACGGCGTCGAGTACCCCGTCATCGACGTCGAGATCTCGTCGGCGTCGCACCCGTTCTACACGGGCAAGCAGCGCATCATGGACTCGGCCGGTCGCGTCGAGAAGTTCAACCAGCGCTTCAAGAACTTCGGCGCCAAGTAA
- a CDS encoding EamA family transporter: MTVSTASLPVIAPIAASARLRSTGLIMAVASALAFSSSGPFIKPLLESGWSLGAALLVRMGVAGLILSPAVVLAIRRQPGFLRRHWRLILGFGLMPVLGCQLFFFSAMQRMPVAVALLIQYLAPIMLVAFVWLRTRKAPSALVLGGSAVAVLGLVLVVDISGASFDLVGTLLALAAAVCVCAYFVISERAGDDLPPLALAASGLLVGAAIMALLCLSGIMPFQAPAVTVQLAGVEVPWFVPLLWVAGIATTLGYALGVMAVPRIGSRVASFVGLSEVLFALGFAWVFLAEVPAPIQFVGGALILAGVVLVKIDDLRSAPASARATAAASVPLP; this comes from the coding sequence ATGACCGTTTCCACCGCGTCCCTTCCGGTGATCGCGCCGATCGCGGCGTCCGCCCGTCTGCGCTCGACGGGGTTGATCATGGCCGTCGCGTCGGCGCTCGCGTTCTCGTCGAGCGGACCGTTCATCAAGCCACTGCTCGAGAGCGGCTGGTCGCTCGGCGCGGCGCTGCTGGTGCGCATGGGTGTCGCGGGGCTGATCCTCTCGCCGGCCGTCGTGCTCGCGATCCGGCGTCAGCCGGGCTTCCTCCGTCGCCACTGGCGACTGATCCTCGGCTTCGGCCTGATGCCCGTGCTCGGCTGCCAGCTCTTCTTCTTCTCGGCCATGCAGAGGATGCCTGTGGCCGTCGCGCTGCTGATCCAGTACCTCGCTCCGATCATGCTCGTCGCCTTCGTCTGGCTGCGCACCCGCAAGGCGCCGTCGGCGCTCGTGCTGGGCGGCTCTGCGGTCGCGGTCCTCGGACTCGTCCTCGTCGTCGACATCTCGGGTGCATCCTTCGACCTCGTCGGCACGCTCCTCGCGCTGGCTGCGGCGGTGTGCGTGTGCGCGTACTTCGTCATCTCCGAGCGCGCCGGCGACGACCTGCCGCCCCTCGCCCTCGCCGCGAGCGGACTGCTGGTCGGGGCGGCGATCATGGCACTGCTCTGCCTGAGCGGCATCATGCCGTTCCAGGCCCCCGCCGTCACGGTCCAGCTCGCCGGCGTCGAGGTGCCGTGGTTCGTCCCGCTCCTGTGGGTCGCCGGCATCGCGACGACCCTCGGCTACGCGCTGGGCGTCATGGCCGTGCCGCGCATCGGGTCGAGGGTCGCATCGTTCGTCGGGCTGTCCGAGGTGCTGTTCGCCCTCGGATTCGCGTGGGTGTTCCTGGCCGAGGTGCCTGCGCCGATCCAGTTCGTCGGCGGAGCGCTCATCCTCGCGGGCGTCGTGCTGGTCAAGATCGACGACCTCAGGTCGGCGCCGGCATCGGCGCGCGCGACAGCCGCGGCATCCGTTCCGCTCCCGTAG
- a CDS encoding alpha-ketoacid dehydrogenase subunit beta, with product MTQLTMAKAINEGLRRAMADDPKVLVMGEDIGKLGGVFRITDGLLDQFGAQRVVDTPLAEAGIMGTAVGLAFRGYRPVVEIQFDGFVYPAFDQIVCQVAKLHYRTRGNVTMPITIRIPWAGGVGAAEHHSESPEAYFVHTSGLRVIAVSNPQDAYVMLRQAIASNDPVVFFEPKRLYHTKGEVDLDVDLADAPPMGLARVAREGSDVTLLTYGSQVMTALDAATAAEDDGVSIEVIDLRSISPVDYRTVTASVRKTGRVVVTHEAAREAGVGAELIASVTERCFNYLEAAPQRVTGHDIPYPPAKLEKHHLPDLDRILDAVDRVMDRPNSLTGVEL from the coding sequence ATGACGCAGCTCACGATGGCGAAGGCCATCAACGAAGGTCTCCGCCGCGCCATGGCCGACGACCCGAAGGTGCTCGTCATGGGCGAGGACATCGGCAAGCTCGGCGGAGTGTTCCGCATCACCGACGGTCTGCTCGACCAGTTCGGCGCCCAGCGCGTGGTCGACACCCCGCTCGCCGAGGCCGGCATCATGGGCACCGCGGTCGGACTCGCCTTCCGCGGGTACCGTCCCGTCGTCGAGATCCAGTTCGATGGCTTCGTGTACCCCGCATTCGACCAGATCGTGTGCCAGGTCGCGAAGCTCCACTACCGCACGCGCGGCAACGTCACCATGCCGATCACGATCCGCATCCCGTGGGCCGGCGGTGTCGGTGCCGCGGAGCACCACTCGGAGTCGCCCGAGGCATACTTCGTGCACACTTCCGGGCTGCGCGTGATCGCCGTGTCGAACCCGCAGGACGCCTATGTCATGCTCCGCCAGGCGATCGCATCGAACGACCCCGTCGTGTTCTTCGAGCCGAAGCGGCTGTACCACACCAAGGGCGAGGTCGACCTCGACGTCGACCTGGCCGACGCCCCGCCGATGGGCTTGGCGCGCGTCGCGCGCGAGGGCAGCGACGTCACGCTGCTCACGTACGGCTCGCAGGTGATGACGGCGCTGGATGCCGCGACCGCCGCCGAGGACGACGGCGTGTCGATCGAGGTCATCGACCTGCGCTCGATCTCGCCGGTCGACTACCGCACCGTCACCGCGTCGGTCCGAAAGACCGGTCGTGTCGTCGTCACGCACGAGGCCGCGCGCGAGGCCGGCGTCGGCGCCGAGCTGATCGCGAGCGTCACCGAGCGCTGCTTCAACTACCTCGAGGCAGCCCCGCAGCGGGTCACCGGGCACGACATCCCCTACCCGCCGGCCAAGCTCGAGAAGCACCACCTGCCCGACCTCGACCGGATCCTCGATGCGGTCGACCGGGTGATGGACCGGCCGAACTCGCTGACGGGGGTCGAGCTGTGA
- a CDS encoding 3'-5' exonuclease, translated as MDHRQPETLSLFDTPEWLRVVGVFDLETTGVDVTADRVVTAHVGVLDASGAVISARDWLADPGVPIPEGATAVHGITTEHARSHGRPAATVVAEVVESVRALLDAGIPVVAYNAPYDFSLLKHEALRHGVDPIVAPSPVIDPLVVDKAYDRWRRGKRTLSVVAEHYAVRLDGAHEASADAVAAGRVAQALAERFAPWLPQTVEELHTRQIAWARAQAASLTDYFIQIGRIEPEERLDGSWPIR; from the coding sequence ATGGATCACCGGCAGCCCGAGACCCTCTCGCTGTTCGACACGCCGGAGTGGCTGCGGGTCGTCGGGGTCTTCGATCTGGAGACGACCGGAGTCGACGTCACGGCCGATCGTGTGGTGACCGCGCACGTCGGAGTGCTCGATGCCTCGGGTGCGGTCATCAGCGCTCGGGACTGGCTCGCCGATCCCGGCGTGCCCATCCCCGAGGGCGCGACGGCGGTCCACGGCATCACCACGGAGCACGCGCGATCGCACGGTCGGCCCGCTGCGACAGTCGTCGCCGAGGTCGTCGAATCGGTGCGCGCCCTTCTCGATGCCGGCATCCCGGTGGTGGCGTACAACGCTCCCTACGATTTCTCGCTGCTCAAGCACGAAGCGCTCCGTCACGGCGTCGACCCCATCGTCGCTCCGTCACCCGTCATCGACCCGCTGGTGGTCGACAAGGCGTACGACCGCTGGCGGCGCGGCAAGCGCACGCTGTCGGTCGTGGCCGAGCACTATGCCGTCCGGCTCGACGGCGCCCACGAGGCATCGGCCGACGCCGTGGCGGCGGGGCGCGTCGCCCAGGCCCTCGCCGAACGGTTCGCGCCGTGGCTGCCCCAGACCGTGGAAGAGCTCCACACCCGCCAGATCGCATGGGCGCGTGCCCAGGCGGCGAGCCTGACCGACTACTTCATCCAGATCGGTCGCATCGAGCCCGAAGAGCGCCTCGACGGCAGCTGGCCGATCCGCTGA
- a CDS encoding ABC transporter ATP-binding protein, with protein sequence MPQVLEFSDVVVRRNARDIVDHLYWTVSDDERWVILGPNGAGKTTVLQLADTLMHPTSGIVSILGERLGRTDVFELRPRIGFASSAMARRVPPEESVLNVVLTAAYSVLGRWREDYEDIDERRALRVLAEWKLDHLADRTFGTLSDGEQKRVQIARAVMTDPELLLLDEPTASLDLGAREELLTLLGGYAQAPTTPAMIMVTHHVEEIPIGFTHVLLIADGRAVASGPLRETLTAEALTETFGVPIQLTEEGGRYAARAAH encoded by the coding sequence ATGCCGCAGGTGCTCGAATTCTCCGACGTCGTCGTCCGCAGGAACGCCAGGGACATCGTCGATCACCTCTACTGGACCGTCAGCGATGATGAGCGCTGGGTCATCCTGGGTCCGAACGGCGCCGGCAAGACGACCGTCCTCCAGCTGGCCGACACGCTGATGCACCCGACGTCCGGGATCGTGTCGATCCTGGGGGAGCGCCTCGGGCGAACGGATGTGTTCGAGCTGCGCCCGCGCATCGGGTTCGCGTCCTCGGCGATGGCACGGCGCGTCCCGCCGGAGGAGTCGGTGCTCAACGTCGTCCTGACGGCGGCGTACTCCGTGCTCGGCCGCTGGCGCGAGGACTACGAGGACATCGACGAGCGCCGGGCGCTGCGCGTCCTCGCCGAGTGGAAGCTCGACCACCTGGCCGACCGCACGTTCGGCACGTTGAGCGACGGCGAGCAGAAGCGCGTCCAGATCGCGCGGGCCGTCATGACCGACCCGGAGCTGCTGCTCCTCGACGAGCCGACGGCGAGCCTCGACCTCGGCGCCCGCGAGGAGCTGCTGACGCTTCTCGGCGGCTACGCGCAGGCGCCCACTACGCCGGCGATGATCATGGTCACCCACCATGTGGAGGAGATCCCCATCGGGTTCACCCATGTCCTGCTGATCGCCGACGGCCGCGCCGTGGCATCCGGTCCGCTGCGCGAGACCCTCACCGCGGAGGCGCTCACAGAGACGTTCGGGGTGCCGATCCAGCTCACCGAAGAAGGCGGGCGCTACGCCGCACGCGCAGCGCACTGA
- a CDS encoding alpha/beta fold hydrolase yields MTPPNPYAPLLAEIPVERREVVVLGGTTAYWVYGPETAETTVIAVHGFRGEHHGLEPVVAHLPDVRVISPDLPGFGETAPLPGVRHDLDAYARWLREFAPAVAPGAVILGHSFGSIVVSAAVAGGLDTPRMILVNPIGAPALEGPRGLLTRLAVFYYWAGARLPQGLGEALLRNGLIVRVMSESMAKTKDADLRRFIHDQHDTYFSNFADRDVLHDAFVASVSNDVRQFAPRIAQPTLLVAAVRDDITPIEAERRLATLFPSAELVEIDDVGHLIHYETPAPAADAIRRFLVPSAPGTR; encoded by the coding sequence GTGACCCCCCCGAACCCCTACGCACCACTCCTCGCCGAGATTCCGGTGGAGCGGCGCGAGGTGGTCGTGCTCGGGGGCACGACGGCGTACTGGGTCTACGGACCGGAGACGGCCGAGACGACGGTCATCGCCGTCCACGGCTTCCGAGGCGAGCATCACGGACTCGAGCCGGTCGTCGCCCACCTTCCCGATGTGAGGGTGATCTCTCCCGACCTGCCGGGATTCGGCGAGACGGCACCGCTGCCCGGCGTCCGCCACGACCTCGACGCATATGCGCGGTGGCTGCGTGAGTTCGCTCCCGCGGTCGCGCCGGGCGCGGTGATCCTCGGACACTCTTTCGGGTCGATCGTGGTCTCGGCCGCCGTCGCGGGAGGACTCGATACCCCGCGCATGATCCTGGTGAACCCGATCGGCGCTCCCGCGCTCGAAGGGCCGCGCGGCCTTCTCACGCGGCTCGCCGTGTTCTACTACTGGGCCGGCGCGCGCCTGCCGCAGGGGCTCGGCGAGGCGCTCCTGCGCAACGGACTGATCGTGCGCGTGATGAGCGAGTCGATGGCCAAGACGAAGGATGCCGACCTCCGTCGGTTCATCCACGACCAGCACGACACGTACTTCTCGAACTTCGCCGACCGCGACGTGCTCCACGACGCGTTCGTCGCGTCGGTGTCGAACGACGTCCGGCAGTTCGCCCCGCGCATCGCCCAGCCGACGCTGCTCGTGGCGGCGGTGCGCGACGACATCACTCCCATCGAGGCGGAGCGCCGCCTGGCGACGCTCTTCCCCTCGGCCGAGCTGGTCGAGATCGACGACGTCGGCCATCTCATCCACTACGAGACGCCGGCGCCCGCCGCCGACGCGATCAGGCGCTTTCTCGTGCCTTCCGCGCCCGGTACGCGATGA
- a CDS encoding dihydrolipoamide acetyltransferase family protein, with product MLPDLGEGLPEAELVQWMVAEGDTVTLNQTIAEVETAKAVVELPSPYAGTVTALHAGAGDVVMVGSVLISFDIGGDDAPAPAPAAESAEESAKAEPNLVGYGAAPRGSARPQRRSRAAAGAHVSSSSDTAVLEAAPHDAIHLAEPDRPLERPRSTPPVRLHAKQLGVDLALVEATGASGLITRSDVDAYATRVGASLTAAVPTAQPEPISDLRQPSTPGERTTRTPIRGVRKHTADAMVRSAFTAPHVTTFLTVDVTATTELIASLKADRSLQEHKIGVMAVAAKAVCLALARHPGLNSRWDDAAGEIVEHHYVNLGIAAATGRGLVVPNIRDAQDLTLVELADAIRGLAETARAGKTSPAEMMGGTFSITNVGVFGVDAGTPILNPGEAGILAVGAVRRQPWEHRGEIALRDVMTLALSFDHRLVDGEQGSRFLVDVADVLREPGRAMLLR from the coding sequence ATGCTGCCCGACCTGGGCGAGGGTCTTCCCGAAGCCGAGCTCGTGCAGTGGATGGTCGCCGAGGGCGACACCGTGACGCTGAACCAGACGATCGCCGAGGTCGAGACGGCCAAGGCCGTGGTCGAGCTGCCGTCGCCCTACGCGGGCACGGTCACCGCCCTGCACGCGGGCGCAGGCGACGTGGTCATGGTCGGCTCGGTGCTGATCTCGTTCGACATCGGCGGCGATGACGCTCCGGCGCCCGCTCCGGCGGCGGAGTCGGCGGAGGAGTCGGCCAAGGCCGAGCCGAACCTCGTCGGATACGGCGCCGCGCCGCGCGGCAGCGCTCGGCCGCAGCGCCGATCGCGCGCCGCGGCCGGAGCGCACGTGTCGTCGTCATCCGACACCGCGGTGCTCGAGGCCGCGCCGCACGATGCCATCCATCTCGCCGAACCCGATCGGCCGCTGGAGCGCCCGCGCTCGACGCCCCCGGTGCGACTGCACGCGAAGCAGCTCGGCGTCGATCTCGCGCTCGTCGAGGCGACCGGAGCGAGCGGGCTCATCACGCGTTCCGACGTCGACGCCTACGCGACGCGGGTCGGGGCATCCCTGACCGCTGCGGTGCCGACTGCTCAGCCGGAGCCCATCTCGGATCTCCGCCAGCCGTCGACCCCGGGGGAGCGCACGACGCGCACGCCGATCCGCGGGGTCCGCAAGCACACTGCGGACGCGATGGTGCGCAGCGCCTTCACCGCGCCTCACGTGACCACGTTCCTCACCGTCGACGTCACGGCGACGACGGAGCTCATCGCATCTCTCAAGGCCGACCGTTCGCTCCAGGAGCACAAGATCGGCGTCATGGCCGTCGCCGCGAAGGCCGTGTGCCTCGCTCTGGCGCGGCACCCTGGCCTGAACTCGCGCTGGGATGACGCCGCGGGCGAGATCGTGGAGCACCACTACGTCAATCTCGGGATCGCGGCGGCGACCGGGCGCGGCCTCGTCGTGCCGAACATCCGCGACGCGCAGGATCTCACGCTCGTCGAGCTCGCCGACGCCATCCGCGGCCTCGCCGAGACGGCGCGCGCGGGCAAGACCTCGCCCGCCGAGATGATGGGCGGTACGTTCTCGATCACGAACGTCGGCGTCTTCGGCGTCGATGCCGGCACGCCGATCCTCAACCCGGGCGAAGCGGGCATCCTCGCTGTCGGCGCCGTGCGCCGGCAGCCGTGGGAGCACCGCGGCGAGATCGCGCTGCGCGATGTCATGACGCTCGCTCTGTCGTTCGACCACCGCCTGGTCGACGGCGAACAGGGGTCGCGGTTCCTCGTCGACGTCGCGGACGTGCTGCGCGAGCCCGGGCGCGCGATGCTGCTGCGCTGA
- a CDS encoding CGNR zinc finger domain-containing protein, giving the protein MVFIHDTKRTLMMVVDLVNTMPGYDGDDTLQTPDDLGRFLVTNPYTGKIRLDDAEVAAVREVRARLRELWEVDRVGAVPLVNRMLADGEALPRLVIHDEYDWHIHATSDDSPLATRMLVEAAMAFVDVIRSDEYDRIRICAADDCDSVYIDYSKNGSKRYCDTGNCGNRMNVIAYRARKARESA; this is encoded by the coding sequence ATGGTGTTCATCCATGACACGAAACGCACGCTCATGATGGTCGTCGATCTCGTCAACACGATGCCCGGGTACGACGGCGACGACACTCTGCAGACGCCCGACGACCTCGGGCGCTTCCTCGTCACCAACCCCTACACCGGCAAGATCCGCCTCGACGATGCCGAGGTCGCCGCGGTCCGGGAGGTGCGCGCGCGCCTGCGCGAACTGTGGGAGGTGGACCGCGTCGGAGCGGTGCCGCTCGTCAACCGCATGCTCGCCGACGGCGAGGCCCTCCCCCGGCTCGTCATCCACGACGAGTACGACTGGCACATCCACGCGACGTCGGACGACTCGCCGCTCGCGACGCGCATGCTGGTGGAGGCCGCGATGGCGTTCGTCGACGTCATCCGCTCGGACGAGTACGACCGCATCCGCATCTGCGCCGCGGACGACTGCGACTCCGTCTACATCGACTACTCGAAGAATGGCTCGAAGCGGTACTGCGACACCGGCAACTGCGGCAACCGCATGAACGTCATCGCGTACCGGGCGCGGAAGGCACGAGAAAGCGCCTGA
- the pdhA gene encoding pyruvate dehydrogenase (acetyl-transferring) E1 component subunit alpha, translated as MTMTHTLTPTAEPATDTEDVARLLTPDGQRISDPDLERWVTDVDSSVLQSLYRDMVLVRRVDTEGVALQRQGQLGLWAPCQGQEGVQVGTARAFRADDFVFPSYREIGVNLVRGAKPADFVLAWRGEEHSTYNPYDINTATPQIIIGAQALHAVGYAMGIQRDGTDQASAAYFGDGATSQGDVNEAMIFASSFRSPVVFVCTNNQWAISEPVTVQAKFPIAGRAPGFGIPSMRVDGNDVLACLAAMRWALDNARNGIGPAFIEAVTYRMGPHTTSDDPTRYRDKEEVELWKGRDPIARVEALLRAEGAFSDEFAAQVAADADALGAEVRAAALGATSREPIGVLDHVYAEPHSGLEEQRAWFGAYLDGFGTDSEEAAR; from the coding sequence ATGACGATGACGCACACCCTGACCCCTACCGCCGAACCCGCGACCGACACCGAAGACGTCGCGCGGCTCCTGACCCCCGACGGACAGCGGATCTCCGATCCCGACCTCGAGCGGTGGGTGACCGACGTCGACTCGTCGGTCCTGCAGAGCCTGTACCGCGACATGGTGCTGGTGCGCCGGGTCGACACCGAAGGCGTCGCCCTGCAGCGCCAGGGACAGCTCGGTCTGTGGGCCCCCTGCCAGGGCCAGGAGGGCGTGCAGGTCGGCACGGCCCGCGCCTTCCGCGCCGACGACTTCGTCTTCCCGAGCTACCGCGAGATCGGGGTCAACCTGGTCCGCGGCGCCAAGCCGGCGGACTTCGTGCTCGCCTGGCGCGGCGAGGAGCACTCGACCTACAACCCGTACGACATCAACACCGCGACGCCCCAGATCATCATCGGTGCGCAGGCGCTGCACGCCGTAGGCTACGCGATGGGCATCCAGCGGGACGGCACCGATCAGGCATCCGCCGCATACTTCGGCGACGGCGCCACCAGCCAGGGCGACGTCAACGAGGCCATGATCTTCGCCTCGTCGTTCCGTTCGCCCGTGGTGTTCGTGTGCACGAACAACCAGTGGGCGATCTCCGAGCCCGTGACCGTCCAGGCCAAGTTCCCGATCGCCGGACGCGCGCCGGGGTTCGGCATCCCGAGCATGCGCGTCGACGGGAACGACGTCCTCGCGTGCCTCGCGGCGATGCGCTGGGCGCTCGACAACGCACGCAACGGCATCGGTCCCGCTTTCATCGAGGCCGTCACCTACCGCATGGGACCCCACACGACCTCCGACGATCCGACCCGCTACCGCGACAAGGAGGAGGTCGAGCTCTGGAAGGGCCGCGACCCGATCGCTCGCGTCGAGGCGCTGCTGCGTGCCGAAGGCGCGTTCAGCGACGAGTTCGCCGCCCAGGTCGCCGCCGACGCCGATGCGCTCGGAGCTGAGGTGCGCGCCGCCGCCCTGGGGGCGACGAGCCGTGAGCCGATCGGCGTGCTCGATCACGTCTACGCCGAGCCCCACTCGGGCCTCGAGGAGCAGCGTGCCTGGTTCGGCGCCTACCTCGACGGCTTCGGCACCGACTCCGAGGAGGCGGCACGATGA